A portion of the Barnesiella propionica genome contains these proteins:
- the kdsA gene encoding 3-deoxy-8-phosphooctulonate synthase, producing MILKNLKHSEAGNFFLLAGPCVIEGEDMALKIAEKVVTITDKLQIPYVFKGSYRKANRSRIDSFTGIGDEKALKILRKIRETFDVPVVTDIHTAEEARLAAGYVDVLQIPAFLCRQTDLLVAAAETGRVVNIKKGQFLSPEAMQFALQKVVDAGNRQVAVTERGTTFGYQDLVVDFRGIPEMQKFGFPVILDVTHSLQKPNQTSGVTGGLPQLIETMARAGVATGVDGLFMETHPEPSKAKSDGANMLRLDLLEGLLTRLVAIRQVLNEFK from the coding sequence ATGATATTGAAAAATCTAAAACATAGTGAGGCCGGGAATTTCTTTTTGTTGGCGGGCCCTTGTGTTATCGAAGGAGAAGATATGGCTCTGAAAATAGCTGAGAAAGTCGTTACGATAACCGATAAGTTACAAATACCTTATGTTTTTAAGGGGTCGTACAGGAAAGCGAATCGCTCCAGGATTGATTCTTTTACCGGAATAGGGGATGAAAAAGCATTAAAGATATTGCGAAAAATAAGAGAAACTTTTGATGTTCCTGTTGTTACGGATATTCATACGGCTGAAGAAGCCCGCTTGGCTGCCGGTTATGTCGATGTCTTGCAAATACCGGCTTTTTTATGCCGGCAGACCGATCTGTTGGTTGCTGCTGCTGAGACCGGGAGGGTTGTCAATATTAAGAAAGGACAATTTCTTTCTCCTGAAGCAATGCAATTCGCCTTACAGAAAGTGGTGGATGCCGGAAACCGTCAGGTTGCTGTTACCGAGAGAGGTACAACATTCGGCTATCAGGATTTGGTCGTTGATTTCCGGGGCATTCCCGAGATGCAGAAATTTGGTTTTCCGGTAATTCTGGATGTTACTCATTCACTACAGAAACCGAATCAGACTTCCGGTGTAACAGGCGGATTACCCCAGTTGATAGAAACGATGGCGCGTGCTGGAGTTGCTACTGGAGTGGACGGATTGTTTATGGAAACGCATCCCGAGCCTTCGAAAGCGAAGTCCGATGGTGCGAATATGTTGCGTTTAGATTTATTGGAAGGATTATTGACCCGTTTGGTTGCGATACGTCAGGTTCTTAACGAGTTTAAATAG
- a CDS encoding MFS transporter: protein MEKTNTKTWITLAPVFFGFFIMGLVDVVGISANYVKTDFSLSRTWASFLPLMAFIGFAFLAVPSGILMNKIGRKNTVLLSMAITCIALFIPSFGYTFGGMITTFALIGIGNTLMQTSLNPLMGNVVSGRLLTTSLTLGQFFRSSSSFLGPVLVTLIAAATGNWRDIFPLYAGITLVAGLWLLVTGIRKEPVERTSKNSFASTFLLLKNPRLAILFFSLFIYVGIDVGMNVYVPQFLETQCGVPLEKAVLGSSLYFIARIVGSFTGAFLLYRMSSGKVWLWTMVLAVITTGILLPMHSAWIVSGLVLVIGFTCANVFPIIFSFALNEVPERANEVSGLLIMAVSGGAVVPWLMGVLNDHISPVAGFYLLWLCFALLLFVSMRWRHR from the coding sequence ATGGAAAAAACAAACACAAAAACATGGATAACGCTGGCCCCGGTATTTTTTGGTTTCTTTATTATGGGGCTGGTAGATGTAGTAGGCATATCGGCCAATTATGTAAAGACCGATTTTTCATTGAGCCGTACATGGGCTTCTTTTTTACCGCTGATGGCTTTTATCGGCTTTGCGTTTCTTGCTGTTCCTTCGGGAATACTGATGAATAAAATAGGACGTAAGAATACGGTATTGCTGAGTATGGCTATTACATGTATTGCCTTGTTTATTCCTTCTTTTGGATATACATTCGGAGGTATGATTACTACGTTTGCCCTGATAGGTATTGGCAATACGCTGATGCAAACCTCACTTAATCCTTTAATGGGGAATGTCGTATCGGGCAGGTTATTGACAACCAGTTTGACCCTTGGACAGTTTTTTCGTTCTTCTTCTTCTTTTTTGGGTCCCGTACTGGTTACGCTTATAGCCGCAGCGACGGGGAACTGGCGCGATATATTCCCCTTATATGCAGGTATAACTTTAGTAGCCGGTCTGTGGCTTTTGGTAACCGGAATACGTAAGGAGCCGGTGGAGCGGACGAGTAAGAATTCTTTTGCATCTACTTTTTTACTGCTTAAGAATCCGCGTCTGGCAATATTGTTTTTTTCTCTGTTTATTTATGTGGGAATAGATGTCGGTATGAATGTATATGTCCCTCAATTCCTTGAAACTCAATGCGGGGTTCCTCTGGAAAAAGCTGTCTTAGGATCGAGTTTATATTTTATAGCTCGTATCGTGGGGTCTTTTACCGGTGCTTTCCTTTTGTACCGGATGTCGTCGGGAAAGGTTTGGCTCTGGACAATGGTCCTGGCTGTGATAACAACAGGGATTTTGTTGCCGATGCATTCCGCTTGGATCGTTTCAGGACTGGTGTTAGTGATCGGTTTTACCTGTGCAAATGTTTTTCCTATTATATTTTCTTTTGCGCTTAACGAAGTACCGGAAAGAGCGAATGAAGTTTCCGGCCTGTTAATTATGGCTGTATCGGGCGGTGCAGTTGTGCCTTGGTTAATGGGGGTTTTGAACGATCATATTTCTCCTGTAGCCGGTTTTTATTTGTTGTGGCTGTGTTTTGCTTTGTTGTTGTTTGTTTCAATGCGTTGGCGGCATAGATAG